One window of the Anopheles moucheti chromosome X unlocalized genomic scaffold, idAnoMoucSN_F20_07 X_unloc_4, whole genome shotgun sequence genome contains the following:
- the LOC128308409 gene encoding transcriptional regulatory protein AlgP-like gives MGLGRKAKEPKKKSPSAVLGKFRTLVEGAGKDEKVVEAKPKLLRKVLALLEDLLREKQAQHALPEPANSGEKEMVQSSGTNKGAPKQVPLDEGFVVQTKKGRVPKPSKGSGVPTPKGNGQSRAKPAAQAKVKVDAVKPRKALEKPKPAPPPKAKKAKRKPRSRPEAILVASEEAGSYADILKGFRTNEGLKEVGQQVAKIRRAQNGHMLIELKRGESAHAVAPALAEALKDKAKIRPLAPTKIVELRDLDEIATVEEIVDALKEQTKISIDDTS, from the coding sequence ATGGGTCTGGGTCGCAAGGCCAAGGAACCCAAAAAGAAGAGCCCTTCGGCTGTTCTTGGTAAGTTCCGGACCTTGGTGGAGGGAGCAGGCAAGGACGAGAAGGTGGTGGAGGCAAAGCCGAAGCTACTTCGCAAAGTCCTTGCGCTGCTGGAGGATCTCCTACGGGAGAAGCAAGCGCAACATGCGCTTCCAGAGCCGGCAAACTCTGGTGAGAAAGAGATGGTGCAATCAAGCGGCACCAACAAGGGTGCACCAAAACAGGTGCCCCTCGATGAGGGCTTCGTCGTTCAGACGAAAAAGGGGCGTGTACCCAAGCCCTCTAAAGGCTCGGGTGTGCCAACCCCTAAAGGTAATGGGCAATCACGTGCAAAACCTGCCGCACAGGCAAAAGTAAAGGTGGATGCGGTTAAGCCGCGGAAGGCTCTGGAGAAGCCAAAGCCAGCTCCACCCCCGAAGGCCAAAAAGGCCAAGCGCAAGCCGAGAAGCCGACCAGAAGCGATCCTGGTAGCCTCCGAGGAGGCCGGCTCATATGCGGACATCCTCAAAGGATTCCGCACAAACGAGGGCCTCAAAGAGGTTGGTCAGCAAGTGGCGAAGATCCGCCGCGCCCAAAATGGGCATATGCTGATCGAACTGAAGCGGGGTGAATCCGCCCATGCAGTAGCGCCTGCCCTAGCGGAGGCGCTCAAGGATAAGGCCAAGATTCGGCCTCTAGCTCCCACCAAGATCGTGGAGCTACGCGATCTGGATGAGATCGCGACGGTGGAGGAGATCGTCGATGCTCTGAAGGAGCAGACAAAGATCTCCATTGATGATA